A genomic segment from Phragmites australis chromosome 6, lpPhrAust1.1, whole genome shotgun sequence encodes:
- the LOC133920451 gene encoding transcription factor MYB17-like, translated as MGRAPCCDGRKGLKKGPWTPEEDKILVDYIQANGHGSWRLLPKLAGLNRCGKSCRLRWTNYLRPDIKRGPFTPEEQKSIVQLHAIVGNKWSMIAAQLPGRTDNEIKNYWNTHLKKQLRRMGLDEPPLGPAAGCPTARHMAQWETARLEAEARLSLLSSSGGAATATTTSASSSSTVAAAAEQASKPADIFLRLWSSDIGDSFRKVAAAATGSSLPAPGKNKRKDAVMIKQEQQALPGDDSSAASNEMEVAEALEEFQIFLDFAGEELGLFHGRHGGFSLFPPLDVLAEASLDTAFK; from the exons ATGGGGAGGGCGCCGTGCTGCGACGGCCGGAAGGGGCTCAAGAAGGGGCCGTGGACGCCGGAGGAGGACAAGATCCTCGTCGACTACATCCAGGCCAACGGCCACGGCAGCTGGCGCCTGCTCCCCAAGCTCGCAG GGCTGAACCGGTGCGGCAAGAGCTGCCGGCTGCGGTGGACGAACTACCTCCGACCGGACATCAAGCGCGGGCCCTTCACCCCCGAAGAGCAGAAGTCCATCGTCCAGCTCCACGCCATCGTCGGCAACAA GTGGTCCATGATCGCGGCGCAGCTGCCCGGACGGACGGACAACGAGATAAAGAACTACTGGAACACGCACCTCAAGAAGCAGCTGCGCCGGATGGGCCTCGACGAGCCCCCGCTCGGCCCGGCCGCCGGTTGCCCCACCGCGCGACACATGGCGCAGTGGGAGACCGCCCGCCTCGAGGCCGAGGCGCGcctctccctcctttcctcctccggcggcgccgccaccgccaccaccacctcggcctcctcgtcctcgaccgtcgccgccgcggccgagcAGGCGTCCAAGCCCGCGGACATCTTCCTGCGCCTGTGGAGCTCGGACATCGGGGACTCCTTCCGCAAGGTGGCCGCGGCGGCAACCGGATCGTCGCTGCCGGCGCCCGGAAAGAACAAGAGGAAGGACGCGGTGATGATCAAGCAGGAGCAGCAGGCGCTGCCCGGGGACGACTCCTCGGCGGCGTCCAACGAGATGGAGGTGGCGGAGGCGCTGGAGGAGTTCCAGATATTCCTGGACTTCGCCGGCGAGGAGCTGGGGCTGTTCCACGGCCGCCACGGCGGCTTCTCGCTGTTCCCGCCGCTCGACGTGCTCGCCGAGGCGTCCCTGGACACGGCGTTCAAGTGA